ATGATGATGGAAATCTCTTTTTTGTTGATACATTAAATCATCGAGTTCGTGTAGTAAAAGGGATTGCTATAGGTAGGAATCCTAAACCTCCTCTTCCAATGATTACTGCTGTTAAATATGAAGATCCACTTCTTACCATTTCAGGAAGCGGTTTTGGTGAAACAGGAGCAACTGTATTTATAAACAAATTTGATCTAAGTTCTCGGATTGGTAAACAAGAAGCTAATACAATATTTTTGCTTGGAGATAGGCAAAAATTAAAATTCCGTAAAAGCAAAAATAAAATTACTGTAAAAACAAGTTTAGGATCTTCTAACACTTTTATTTTTACTTTGGATTAAGTTAGGCTACTGAAATATAAGATATTTACTTGGCTTTGTTATAATTAAAGTTATATCTAATTACTGCTCTACAACTTACAGGCTCACCATCTAGCAAAGCGGGTTCAAATTCAAGTTGTTTTATGGCTATAATTGCAGCTTGTTCTAAATCAAAACCCGCCCAATGGAGTATTTTTATATTTCCAATAGTTGAATCTTTACGCAAAACTACCTCTAATTCAACACTTGCAGAAATAGCCATTTTTCTTGCTTTTTCGCTATAAATTGGCTGGCTACGTTTAAGAAATTCTGGTTGGTCAAAACGTTCATTTAATGGCGAACCTACAGCGGGAATTTCAATTGCTTCTAAATCCATTGGATCAAGGCTTGGCGGTTTTAATTCATTGGCTAAAAATGCAGATATTTCTTTGCTATAAGCTGGTAGGTTTTCGGCTAGTTGTTTATTAGCTGTTTGTGTTGCTTGAATAAGTGTAGGTTCTTTAGTTTCAATAAAATCAAATAAAATTAACTGCCCGCTTCTACTACTAACAAAGGCTAAGGCTAGATAGGCTTCTCCATAAAGTGTTGCTCCAACCTCAGCACGTTCAACAAGTTTGCTTTTAACTACTAAAAAAACTTCTGCTCCTAAAGCTTGTCCAAGATTTCGTGCATCTTGACAACTTAAATTTATATGATTAGAAGATGCTAAATTTTTACTTATGGT
The sequence above is drawn from the Blastocatellia bacterium genome and encodes:
- a CDS encoding energy transducer TonB, with amino-acid sequence MRLAFLLVSLALLLFFIAPKTLAQTTEKLTLAVLFEDEESLKFSATLNKNLSDLNFQVQEKSLTETISKNLASSNHINLSCQDARNLGQALGAEVFLVVKSKLVERAEVGATLYGEAYLALAFVSSRSGQLILFDFIETKEPTLIQATQTANKQLAENLPAYSKEISAFLANELKPPSLDPMDLEAIEIPAVGSPLNERFDQPEFLKRSQPIYSEKARKMAISASVELEVVLRKDSTIGNIKILHWAGFDLEQAAIIAIKQLEFEPALLDGEPVSCRAVIRYNFNYNKAK